In Panacibacter ginsenosidivorans, the following proteins share a genomic window:
- a CDS encoding outer membrane beta-barrel protein: MKKTLLLLITGLFFCFLANAQKATVKGIIRDTSSRENLYNTTISLLHSKDSILYKFTRSDTKGNFELKGLDTGKYVLLITYPLYADYVEVLNIKDSAAVMDLGSIPVILKANLLKEVIVRQTVSAIRVKGDTTEYAADSFKVQENASVEDLLKKLPGIQVDRNGQITAQGEKVQKVLVDGEEFFGDDPTLVTQNLRADMIDKVQVFDKKSDQANFTGIDDGEKQKTINLKLKDNKKNGYFGRLNLGAGTDGYHDNQIMVNAFKGKQKFAAYGIVSNTGTSGLNWQDKGSYGDSPLGNADYDEAGGYFFIDGGGDDLDSWDGRYNGQGYPLVQTGGLHYNNKWNDDKQNLNANYKILQLHVNGGSATNSQSILPDSTSFYNNSTQNFVNEILRNRGNASYEYQFDSSSSIKIMADGGIDHKITSNVAYSEALANDKSLINKSDRNTSTVGDNRSVNSSLLWKKKLKKKGRTISFNLKENFSNNTSDGYLYSDNHYYQDGIDTREITDQYKDNISKNISFDSKVTYSEPLSKVSSLILNYGIVLNNSNSERSSYNKSNEGKYTDIDSLYSNDYAFNVFTHRAGANYSLFKKKIKFNAGSNVGFTSFDQKDMHTQTSLKRSFVNWYPQANFSYNFSQQRRIFLRYNGSTQQPTIQQIQPIATNDDPLNIAIGNPDLKPSFRNSVNLGFFDFKVLTERNIWTNVGYTFTQNAITSRDFVDASTGKRVYQSVNADGNRSLYAYLDYGFKIKKIDTRIGLNSNINGSRYVSIVNDSMNVTNSSSYSFGLNINKDKEKKYSIYVSPNATYTISKSSIQQNLETKYWTFTVSTGADIFLPLKFQIHSDCDFNFRQKTSVFENNNNAILWNAWVGKKLLKKDALLIKITGHDLLNQNIGFDRTVNSNYISQNTYSTIQRFFLLSLVWNFTKAGTPGPSQD; encoded by the coding sequence ATGAAAAAGACTTTATTACTGCTTATTACCGGTTTGTTTTTTTGTTTTTTGGCAAATGCGCAAAAAGCTACTGTAAAAGGCATTATCAGGGATACAAGCAGTAGGGAAAATCTTTACAACACCACTATTTCACTGCTGCACAGTAAAGATTCTATCCTGTATAAATTCACAAGAAGTGATACAAAAGGTAATTTTGAACTGAAAGGTTTAGATACCGGCAAATATGTATTGCTGATAACTTATCCGTTGTATGCAGATTATGTGGAAGTACTTAATATAAAAGATTCTGCTGCCGTAATGGATCTTGGTTCAATACCTGTTATACTAAAAGCAAATTTGCTGAAAGAAGTGATTGTGCGGCAAACTGTGAGCGCTATAAGAGTAAAAGGTGATACAACAGAATATGCCGCTGATAGCTTTAAAGTACAGGAAAATGCATCAGTAGAAGACCTGTTGAAAAAATTGCCGGGCATACAGGTTGACAGAAACGGGCAAATAACTGCACAGGGAGAAAAAGTACAAAAAGTTTTGGTTGATGGCGAAGAATTTTTTGGTGATGACCCTACACTGGTTACGCAGAATCTTCGTGCAGATATGATAGACAAAGTGCAGGTATTTGACAAGAAAAGCGACCAGGCAAATTTTACCGGTATTGATGATGGGGAAAAACAAAAGACGATCAATTTAAAACTGAAAGACAATAAGAAGAATGGATATTTTGGCAGGCTTAACCTTGGTGCAGGTACAGATGGGTATCATGATAACCAGATTATGGTAAATGCGTTTAAAGGCAAACAAAAGTTTGCTGCTTATGGTATAGTCTCTAATACAGGAACATCAGGTCTTAACTGGCAGGACAAGGGCAGTTACGGAGATAGCCCGTTGGGCAATGCTGATTATGATGAAGCTGGCGGATATTTCTTTATTGATGGAGGTGGAGATGACCTTGATTCGTGGGATGGAAGGTATAACGGGCAAGGTTATCCTCTGGTGCAAACCGGGGGCTTGCATTATAACAATAAATGGAATGATGATAAACAAAACCTGAATGCAAATTATAAAATCCTGCAACTGCATGTAAACGGTGGCAGTGCCACGAATTCACAATCTATTTTACCGGATTCAACATCTTTCTACAATAATTCAACACAGAATTTTGTGAATGAGATTTTGCGTAACAGGGGCAATGCCAGTTATGAATACCAGTTTGATTCCAGCTCTTCTATAAAAATTATGGCTGATGGTGGGATTGATCATAAAATAACCAGCAATGTTGCTTATTCGGAAGCGCTTGCCAATGACAAATCTTTAATCAATAAGTCTGACCGCAATACTTCAACCGTTGGTGATAACAGGAGCGTAAACAGCAGTTTGTTATGGAAGAAAAAGCTGAAGAAAAAAGGGAGAACAATTTCATTTAACCTGAAAGAGAATTTTAGTAACAATACTTCGGATGGCTATCTTTATTCTGATAACCATTATTACCAGGATGGCATTGACACTCGTGAGATAACAGACCAGTATAAGGATAATATTTCAAAAAATATTTCTTTCGACTCCAAGGTTACTTACTCGGAGCCTTTGTCAAAAGTTTCTTCACTTATTTTAAATTATGGGATAGTGCTCAACAATAGTAATTCTGAACGCAGTTCCTATAATAAATCCAATGAAGGTAAATACACAGACATTGATAGTCTTTACAGCAACGATTATGCATTCAATGTATTTACACACAGGGCCGGTGCCAATTATAGCCTCTTTAAGAAAAAAATAAAATTTAATGCAGGCAGTAATGTGGGCTTTACAAGCTTCGATCAGAAAGATATGCATACACAAACTTCTTTGAAAAGAAGTTTTGTAAACTGGTATCCACAGGCAAATTTTTCTTATAACTTCTCACAGCAAAGAAGAATATTTTTAAGATACAATGGAAGCACACAACAACCAACTATTCAACAGATACAACCCATAGCAACCAATGATGACCCTTTGAATATTGCTATTGGTAATCCAGATCTTAAACCTTCTTTTCGTAACAGTGTAAACCTTGGATTCTTTGATTTTAAGGTACTCACAGAAAGAAATATCTGGACTAATGTTGGTTACACTTTTACGCAAAACGCTATAACCAGCAGGGATTTTGTGGATGCTTCCACGGGTAAGAGGGTCTATCAAAGCGTAAATGCGGATGGTAACCGTTCTTTATACGCATATCTTGATTACGGTTTTAAGATCAAAAAAATTGACACCAGAATAGGGCTGAACAGCAATATAAATGGAAGCCGGTATGTAAGTATTGTTAATGATAGCATGAACGTTACCAATAGCAGCAGTTATAGTTTTGGTTTAAACATTAATAAAGATAAAGAGAAGAAATACAGCATCTATGTTTCGCCTAATGCAACCTATACTATCAGCAAGTCTTCTATACAGCAAAATCTTGAAACCAAATACTGGACATTTACTGTAAGCACCGGGGCAGATATATTCCTGCCGCTTAAATTTCAGATTCATTCTGATTGTGATTTCAATTTTCGGCAGAAGACTTCTGTTTTTGAAAATAACAACAACGCTATTTTGTGGAATGCGTGGGTAGGTAAAAAGCTTTTAAAGAAAGATGCATTGCTGATAAAAATAACAGGTCATGATTTGCTTAACCAAAACATTGGTTTCGACCGCACTGTTAACAGCAATTATATTTCGCAGAATACCTACAGCACTATCCAGCGTTTCTTTTTGTTATCACTTGTTTGGAATTTTACCAAAGCAGGAACACCCGGACCATCACAAGATTAA
- the glgB gene encoding 1,4-alpha-glucan branching protein GlgB, with the protein MPSKSTEKKAAATTKTKKATATENGTHMNEHKKYEDIHFVDSTKPVWNYSLFSQQDIENFQRGTHYRLYELFGNKQFEVLGTWGTYFAVWAPNATQVSVTGNFNHWDKEAHKLFVRLDHSGIWEGFIPNLPAGESYKYHIHGFNGIRLDKGDPFSHLWEKRPLTASITWGTFHDWQDEEWMSKRGEHNKLNAPWSVYEVHLASWMRPDRFDEESYNTYAQITERMVPYVKEMGFTHVEFMPVMEHPFDGSWGYQGTGYFAPTSRFGSPQDFAKMVEAFHQAGIGVILDWVPSHFPYDSHGLFMFDGTHTYEYADMRKGYHPDWNSYIFNYARGEVKSFLISNARFWCDRFHADGLRVDAVSSMLRLDYSRNEGQWEPNIHGGNGNLEAIEFIKDLNIMLYKDFPEIQTIAEEATDWPKISKPIYDGGLGFGMKWMMGWMHDTLDYFKMDPIFRQFHQDKFGFSMMYYYNENFMLPLSHDEVVHGKSPMLYKMPGDEWQKFANLRLLYTYMFTHPGGKLLFMGDEFGATSEWNYKSELQWSLLSFVSHKGMKYCVQKLNELYRSEPALYEKQFEQGGFEWVDMNHRSESVISYKRKGNNPEDDIVIILNMTPLVRHDWEIHVYGKKKWKEIFNSDNVAFWGTGDVFNPDIKSEKVSKDDKWYKLKIHLPALSAVVIR; encoded by the coding sequence ATGCCATCTAAATCAACAGAAAAAAAAGCTGCTGCCACAACCAAAACAAAAAAAGCAACGGCTACCGAAAATGGAACGCACATGAATGAACATAAAAAATATGAGGACATACATTTTGTTGACAGTACAAAACCGGTATGGAATTATTCTTTATTCTCGCAGCAAGACATTGAAAATTTTCAGCGTGGCACACATTACAGGTTGTATGAGTTATTTGGCAATAAACAATTTGAAGTATTGGGCACGTGGGGAACCTATTTTGCGGTATGGGCACCAAATGCCACACAGGTAAGCGTTACAGGAAATTTCAACCATTGGGATAAAGAAGCGCATAAACTTTTTGTGCGGCTCGATCATTCGGGAATATGGGAAGGTTTTATTCCAAATCTACCGGCTGGCGAATCTTATAAATATCATATACATGGCTTTAATGGTATCAGGCTTGATAAAGGAGACCCCTTTTCTCATCTGTGGGAAAAAAGGCCATTAACAGCTTCTATAACATGGGGAACATTTCATGACTGGCAGGATGAAGAGTGGATGAGTAAACGAGGTGAGCATAATAAATTAAATGCACCATGGAGCGTATACGAAGTGCATCTCGCCAGTTGGATGAGGCCCGATAGATTTGATGAAGAATCTTACAACACTTATGCGCAAATAACAGAGCGCATGGTTCCTTATGTAAAAGAAATGGGCTTTACACATGTAGAGTTTATGCCGGTAATGGAACATCCGTTCGATGGCAGCTGGGGCTATCAGGGCACCGGTTATTTTGCACCTACTTCAAGATTTGGAAGTCCACAGGATTTTGCAAAAATGGTAGAGGCATTTCACCAGGCAGGCATTGGTGTAATACTCGATTGGGTGCCTTCGCATTTTCCGTACGATTCGCATGGACTATTTATGTTTGATGGTACGCATACTTACGAATATGCGGATATGCGTAAAGGCTATCATCCTGACTGGAACTCTTATATTTTTAATTATGCGCGTGGTGAAGTAAAAAGTTTTCTGATCAGTAATGCAAGATTCTGGTGTGATCGTTTTCATGCAGATGGTTTACGTGTTGATGCAGTAAGTTCTATGTTGCGTTTGGATTATAGTCGCAATGAAGGCCAATGGGAACCAAACATACATGGTGGTAATGGTAATCTTGAAGCTATAGAATTTATTAAGGACCTGAACATAATGCTGTATAAGGATTTTCCGGAAATACAAACTATTGCGGAAGAAGCTACAGACTGGCCAAAGATCAGCAAACCTATATATGATGGAGGTTTGGGATTTGGGATGAAATGGATGATGGGCTGGATGCATGACACATTGGATTATTTTAAAATGGATCCGATATTCAGGCAATTTCACCAGGATAAGTTTGGCTTCAGCATGATGTATTACTACAATGAAAATTTTATGTTGCCGCTTAGTCATGATGAAGTGGTGCATGGGAAAAGCCCCATGCTTTACAAAATGCCTGGAGATGAATGGCAAAAATTTGCTAACCTGCGTTTACTATATACTTATATGTTTACACATCCTGGTGGCAAACTTTTATTTATGGGTGATGAATTTGGCGCTACCAGTGAGTGGAATTATAAAAGCGAATTGCAATGGAGCCTGTTGAGTTTTGTAAGTCATAAAGGAATGAAGTATTGCGTGCAGAAATTGAATGAACTCTACCGCAGTGAACCTGCCTTGTATGAAAAACAATTTGAACAGGGCGGCTTTGAATGGGTGGATATGAACCACAGAAGTGAAAGTGTGATAAGTTATAAACGAAAAGGAAATAATCCTGAAGATGATATTGTGATCATCTTAAACATGACACCACTTGTTCGTCATGATTGGGAGATACATGTTTATGGCAAGAAAAAATGGAAAGAGATCTTCAATAGTGACAACGTAGCATTCTGGGGAACAGGTGATGTGTTCAATCCTGATATAAAATCAGAAAAAGTAAGCAAGGATGATAAATGGTATAAACTAAAAATACATTTACCGGCACTTAGTGCTGTGGTAATTCGCTAA
- a CDS encoding IS3 family transposase produces the protein MGKATRRSFRYHDQYCRERPQYLYQKKAWCPTVKAVKKIHGNISLQQLCKLLGYSSQAYHKHNKKQFHQQYHEALILEQIDSIRKQQPRCGGRKLFIMLQSFFEQHNLHMGRDKFFDLLKRNKLLVRRTKRSVHTTNSKHHFYRYPNLVKDFTPLKAHELWVADITYIPLKERFAYLFLITDAYSRKIVGFHISDDMKVSSAVLALKKALAQKPPETIVIHHSDRGIQYCSTEYVKLLQQHHALISMTNNGDPLENAIAERVNGILKTELISSYYHDIDAASIHITRCITIYNYRRRHSSLNWQIPAEVHTQKGPQIRRWKNYYQNNTKQKEVTMQPT, from the coding sequence ATGGGAAAAGCTACGCGCAGAAGCTTTAGATACCATGATCAATATTGCAGAGAAAGACCTCAATATCTCTATCAGAAAAAAGCCTGGTGCCCAACAGTAAAAGCAGTAAAAAAGATACATGGTAATATTAGTTTACAACAACTATGTAAACTGTTGGGCTATTCCTCACAGGCTTATCATAAGCATAATAAAAAACAGTTCCATCAACAGTATCATGAAGCGTTAATACTGGAACAGATCGATAGTATAAGAAAGCAACAGCCCAGATGCGGCGGAAGAAAATTATTCATCATGCTTCAGTCTTTTTTTGAGCAACACAATCTTCATATGGGAAGAGATAAATTCTTTGATCTGCTAAAGCGCAATAAGCTATTGGTAAGAAGAACCAAACGTAGCGTTCATACAACAAACAGTAAACATCACTTTTACCGCTATCCCAACCTGGTAAAGGATTTTACTCCACTAAAGGCGCATGAATTATGGGTTGCCGATATTACTTACATACCACTCAAAGAGCGGTTTGCTTATTTGTTTTTGATAACAGATGCGTACTCCAGAAAGATCGTTGGCTTTCATATAAGTGATGATATGAAAGTCAGTTCCGCTGTACTGGCATTAAAGAAAGCGCTGGCGCAAAAGCCTCCTGAAACAATCGTGATACACCATAGTGACCGGGGCATACAATACTGCAGTACAGAATATGTAAAATTATTGCAGCAACATCATGCATTAATATCAATGACCAACAATGGAGACCCATTGGAAAATGCTATTGCAGAAAGAGTAAATGGTATTCTGAAAACCGAACTCATCAGCAGTTATTATCATGATATCGATGCTGCTTCCATACACATCACAAGATGCATTACTATTTACAACTACAGAAGAAGACACAGCAGTTTAAATTGGCAAATACCTGCTGAGGTGCATACACAAAAAGGACCACAGATAAGACGATGGAAAAACTATTATCAAAACAACACAAAACAAAAGGAGGTAACCATGCAACCAACCTGA
- a CDS encoding GLPGLI family protein, producing the protein MRSLIIIFLLFFASLAAHAQNAIFLNEGRIEYEKKINLYAQLDDIDDPAWRDLMKKTMPQFKTTYFDLTFNGNKTLYQPGRDNADNNRMWQQPAEDNTIYTDLETHQSTSRKNVFEEGFLIQDTARTIKWKITDEMRTIAGFECRRANALIMDSVYVVAFYTESILPSGGPESFTGLPGMILGLAIPHEHITWFATKVYTETIPETSVKPPVKGKKITNANLLTTLQDRMKDWGKWARRYILQIMI; encoded by the coding sequence ATGAGATCATTAATAATAATATTCCTCCTTTTTTTTGCAAGCCTTGCAGCGCATGCACAGAATGCTATTTTTCTTAATGAGGGACGTATCGAATATGAAAAGAAGATCAATCTTTACGCGCAGTTAGATGATATTGACGATCCGGCCTGGCGTGATCTTATGAAGAAGACCATGCCACAATTCAAGACAACTTATTTCGATCTTACTTTCAACGGCAATAAAACATTGTATCAACCCGGTCGTGATAACGCAGACAATAACAGGATGTGGCAGCAGCCCGCAGAAGACAATACTATTTATACAGATCTTGAGACACATCAAAGCACCAGCCGCAAAAATGTTTTTGAAGAAGGATTTCTTATACAGGATACAGCACGTACTATTAAATGGAAAATCACAGATGAAATGCGCACCATTGCCGGCTTTGAATGCCGCCGTGCCAATGCACTTATCATGGATTCCGTATATGTTGTCGCATTTTATACAGAGAGTATTTTACCCAGTGGCGGCCCTGAATCTTTTACCGGTTTGCCCGGTATGATACTCGGTCTCGCTATTCCGCACGAACATATTACCTGGTTCGCTACAAAAGTTTATACAGAAACAATTCCAGAAACTTCAGTAAAACCACCGGTAAAAGGAAAGAAGATCACCAATGCAAATTTGCTTACTACACTGCAAGACAGAATGAAAGATTGGGGCAAGTGGGCGAGGAGATACATACTGCAGATAATGATTTAA
- a CDS encoding transposase — protein sequence MDLKEQIIAEYLTQGCGFRKLAAKYGISRTTICKWVLIHQGIHNLPPTEKQSTYSTSSMNSSKKKLTSEQLQSAEALQQKIAALEKQLQWEKLRAEALDTMINIAEKDLNISIRKKPGAQQ from the coding sequence ATGGACTTAAAAGAACAGATTATTGCGGAGTATTTAACGCAAGGCTGCGGCTTCAGGAAGCTTGCTGCAAAGTATGGCATCAGCAGAACCACCATTTGCAAATGGGTGCTCATTCACCAGGGAATACATAACTTGCCGCCCACAGAAAAGCAGTCAACCTATTCCACCAGCAGCATGAACAGTTCAAAGAAAAAACTCACTTCAGAACAATTACAATCTGCAGAAGCATTGCAGCAAAAAATAGCTGCACTGGAGAAGCAGCTTCAATGGGAAAAGCTACGCGCAGAAGCTTTAGATACCATGATCAATATTGCAGAGAAAGACCTCAATATCTCTATCAGAAAAAAGCCTGGTGCCCAACAGTAA